Proteins encoded together in one Capricornis sumatraensis isolate serow.1 chromosome 3, serow.2, whole genome shotgun sequence window:
- the DNAAF8 gene encoding dynein axonemal assembly factor 8, which produces MASPDEDGRPSLPNPWDAILEAAKHQLPSLDSDSSSSDREDEELFIFQRNETTLIPDLSEELADDPAEAWVTSSESPPELAAVPVESAMEPWGEWNAWPQPQESAPLEGRALGKSSSLLRMSAKSPPWQDDDASGTLNTSASQSPHQGPQGEATRSAQEAGLQIEPPGAASEAQEGSDAANHRGLRRERRKMIEKDILHKVTWDSQDAACPDVSRGKEKACDAVEVPSEGPLGCLPVLSLQELEEWDLDQVLLSLTGREEDRGDGAPGAAWWAADRLQGQDHTEPSTQDRLMERLSLLCARQSTAATSAWRVPADKPWGARPWQVGSRCASKELGFQALAQDMRVRNPAEPPTIFIDLRPTKTSDQGPLESSSSYSSSSDSEEAEETAARRDPQGPARLRDCTGKSRLLQQLRASREASARPQLPTGESPVSQKAQAPGDLAGSSPGVKQHVTLWAERGTQARPAGGRPSDSPGGPVPPQGQLQMPQV; this is translated from the exons ATGGCATCTCCTGATGAAGATGGGCGGCCCTCGCTGCCCAACCCCTGGGACGCCATCCTTGAGGCCGCCAAGCATCAGCTCCCATCTCTGGACTCGGATTCCTCCTCG TCAGACCGTGAGGACGAGGAGCTGTTCATCTTCCAGCGAAATGAAACCACCCTGATTCCAGACTTGTCAGAGGAACTGGCCGATGACCCTGCTGAGGCCTGGGTGACTTCCTCTGAGTCTCCTCCTGAG CTAGCTGCGGTGCCTGTAGAATCTGCCATGGAGCCCTGGGGCGAGTGGAATGCATGGCCCCAGCCCCAGGAGTCAGCCCCTCTGGAAGGAAGGGCCCTCGGCAAGAGCAGCTCTCTTCTCAGGATGTCTGCAAAGAGCCCCCCATGGCAGGATGATGATGCGAGTGGGACCCTCAACACCAGTGCGTCACAGAGTCCTCACCAAGGGCCTCAGGGAGAGGCCACCCGCTCTGCTCAGGAAGCAGGCCTGCAGATAGAGCCCCCGGGCGCAGCCTCAGAGGCCCAGGAAGGCTCGGACGCAGCCAACCACAGAGGTCTgcggagggagaggaggaagatgaTTGAGAAAGACATCCTCCACAAAGTCACCTGGGACAGCCAGGACGCAGCCTGCCCTGACGTGAGCCGAGGGAAGGAGAAGGCCTGCGACGCTGTGGAGGTGCCTTCAGAGGGGCCCCTGGGGTGTCTGCCCGTGCTTTCCCTCCAG GAACTTGAAGAGTGGGATTTGGATCAAGTCCTTCTGAGTCTGACTGGGCGAGAAGAGGACCGGGGAGATGGTGCTCCTGGAGCTGCGTGGTGGGCGGCTGACCGCCTCCAGGGCCAAG ACCACACCGAGCCCAGCACCCAGGACCGGCTCATGGAACGTCTGagcctcctgtgtgccaggcagtccACAGCCGCCACCTCTGCTTGGAGAGTGCCTGCTGATAAGCCCTGGGGAGCCCGGCCATGGCAAGTCGGAAGCAG atGTGCTTCCAAGGAGCTGGGCTTCCAGGCGCTGGCCCAGGACATGCGGGTGAGGAACCCGGCGGAGCCTCCCACCATATTTATTGACCTGCGGCCGACGAAGACATCGGACCAGGGGCCCTTGGAGAG CTCCAGCTCCTACTCCAGCTCCTCTGACAGCGAGGAGGCGGAAGAGACAGCAGCTCGGAGAGACCCGCAGGGCCCAGCCAGGCTACG AGACTGCACGGGGAAGAGTCGGCTCCTCCAGCAGCTCAGGGCATCTCGGGAGGCGTCGGCTCGGCCTCAGCTGCCTACTGGTGAGAGTCCTGTCAGTCAGAAGGCTCAGGCCCCTGGAGATCTGGCCGGGTCCAGCCCTGGGGTGAAGCAACACGTAACGCTCTGGGCCGAGAGGGGCACACAGGCCAGACCTGCAGGGGGACGTCCCAGCGACAGCCCGGGAGGCCCGGTGCCTCCTCAGGGTCAACTGCAGATGCCTCAGGTCTGA